Proteins encoded in a region of the Lepeophtheirus salmonis chromosome 6, UVic_Lsal_1.4, whole genome shotgun sequence genome:
- the LOC121120077 gene encoding piggyBac transposable element-derived protein 4-like, translated as MVWDRVVENCKSSYRPGENITIDEQLFPTKARYPFTQYMAKKPDKYGKIFWLAVDASSKYLVNGFPYLGKDSQRPASKSLSEYVVMKLREPYLSKGRNVTTDNLFTSLSLANKLQKNRTTILGTMNRARKEIPPELKASKQALFQT; from the coding sequence ATGGTATGGGATCGGGTTGTCGAAAATTGTAAGTCATCATACAGGCCAGGTGAAAATATTACCATTGATGAGCAACTATTCCCAACAAAAGCTAGATATCCATTTACCCAATATATGGCTAAAAAGCCTGATAAATATGGTAAAATTTTTTGGTTAGCAGTTGATGCATCGTCCAAATACTTGGTAAATGGATTTCCTTACTTGGGAAAAGATTCTCAAAGACCAGCAAGTAAATCTTTATCAGAATATGTCGTAATGAAGCTAAGGGAACCATATTTGAGTAAAGGGAGGAATGTTACAACAGATAATTTATTTACGTCATTGTCTCTTGCAAATAAACTTCAGAAAAATAGGACGACTATTTTAGGAACTATGAATCGTGCTCGCAAAGAAATACCTCCTGAACTAAAAGCTTCCAAACAAGCACTTTTTCAAACTTAA